A single window of Dermacentor albipictus isolate Rhodes 1998 colony chromosome 1, USDA_Dalb.pri_finalv2, whole genome shotgun sequence DNA harbors:
- the LOC135900934 gene encoding mediator of RNA polymerase II transcription subunit 28-like, producing the protein MASSNHIVDDFENSFQACLAAVTNPDYFYVRDSEEVKTGVEQTIQRFLDVAKQMESFFLQKRLVLSAQKSEQMVMEDNTELKNELARKEQLLQKYNEKIHYWQSLLNDTANATGQQPQPQPQAPPGGGTQQGMPTQSQQSMPMGGAAQGLPGPLAYLERTTSNIGMPDPRR; encoded by the exons ATGGCTTCGTCCAACCACATCGTGGATGATTTTGAGAACTCTTTTCAG GCATGTCTGGCTGCAGTCACAAATCCAGATTACTTCTACGTTCGTGACTCTGAAGAAGTAAAGACAG GAGTTGAGCAGACTATACAGCGGTTCCTGGATGTAGCTAAACAGATGGAGAGTTTCTTCCTTCAGAAAAGGCTGGTACTGTCCGCTCAGAAGTCTGAACAAATGGTCATGGAG GATAACACAGAGCTGAAGAATGAGCTGGCCCGCAAAGAACAGTTGCTACAGAAGTACAATGAGAAGATTCACTACTGGCAAAGCCTTCTTAATGACACAGCAAATGCAACTGGGCAGCAGCCGCAGCCACAACCACAAGCACCTCCAGGAGGTGGCACACAGCAAGGCATGCCTACACAGAGCCAGCAGTCTATGCCAATGGGTGGTGCAGCACAAGGCCTGCCAGGTCCACTGGCCTACTTGGAGCGGACCACATCCAACATTGGCATGCCAGATCCCAGGCGATGA